The genomic window ATGAAATGTGATCATTGCAAACGAAAATGGATGGTTGGAAAGCCTGCACTTGCAATTTGCAATCCTAGCCTGCATTCATTTCCATAAATTACATAGTAGTAATGAGAATTTGATATAGAAATGAATCCAAATTATGTTTCAACAAGGacaacaagaaagataaagaaagttACCAACCTTCCATTTCTTAGCAACGAGCCAAGGAGCCAAGAAATAAACTTCAATCTTTTAGGAAATTCTCAATTATGACTGCAAcaggcaaaaaaaaataaacaagaagaaataatTAAACTTCAGTCAATACAATAAAAGTAATTactattaaagaaaacaaaaaagaagaaaaacctaaaTAAGTACCTGCcgcatcttcaccatcatcatcaggtacataatcacatagaagatcaagagcaatggGTTTTTGTAAATAGCTTTATGTACagagcaatgcctcaactgtctttgtagacatagaagctctccatggagtaaacacgcgcttcccggtgctaaaagctgattcagaGGATAATGAAGACACAGGCAAGGCTAATATATCTCTTGCAATGTAGGACAGTACCTTATACCTGTTtgcattagcctgccaccaagccaatatgtcaAAGTCATCATCTTGATCTACTTCACGCATTTTTCCATCCATCATCACATCTGTCAAGTACCTATCTAACTCCGTTGTTCTtgcttcttcaacacaacttGGGTTGTCCCAATGCTGTCTCTtccttgattgaattcttgaTTTCAACCCTTGAGATGGCGTGCTAACTGAACTGGCAACTACCGAAGCAACACTAGATGACCCTTCCTCATGAGTTGAATACACTGAACTATAATCATCAAAGAGTTCCTGAaattctaatttcacctttctcatgattctttgaacctCCCACAAATTGTTCTCAAACAAACAGTTAAGAGTAAATTCTATCCCCTTTAGTTTCTCTCTTGGATCCAACAATTGAGCAAAAAACATAACAGGATTCATTTTCTCGtacacaccccaatacttattGTACTTGGCAAACATAAGACGAGACATACGTGCAATAAACGAATCTGATGCTACATTTTATCTAAATTCAATTAATTGTTCATGGATGAATACCAACTCCCATAAGAAAGAATGAGTAGTGACTTGTGTAGAAGCAGAAAAATTGACAGTTGCATCGAAGAATACCTTTAAACACTTCACAAGACCTCTAGCATAAGACCAATCTTCTGCATAAGGAGCATGAGTctttactttctttttcttcttcttatttacctcttcttccatatcctcaacctcttcatcttcttccatatcctcaaccaCTTCTTCCAAGATATCATCACTAGCTATAGCTTCCTCAATATCAGCATCACTTGGTAAAACAGATTCCTTGTCTTGCTCAAAAATAAACCTCTCTTGAAAGTCCTTATCAATCTGTGCTAACATTGCAAAAACTTTTTCATATTTTTGAGAAGCTTCTAACATCAAGTAAGTGCTATTCCATCGAGTATATACATCTAAATTCAGTGCTTTCTTGTAATCTACCTTTGCTAGGGAAGCACATTGTTTAAACTTTTCATACCTAGAAGGAGAACCAAGAACATATTTTACAACTGACCTTATCCTTTTAACAGATTCATTAAAGAGTCGTACTGCATCTTTTATGACAAGAGAAAGAACATGGGCTGAACACCTCACCtgataacaataaacaaataatcaagaaaaattagtCATAACTCATAAGATGCATGTGACAAATTCCAAAATAAATTAATGATGTGAAATGATAATGTTACATGTAAATATTTAGCTCTGATTGGTGATCTTGTCCAGctagtaacaacttgcttcagatgaTCCATAGCTACTGTGTTGGCGCTGACATTGTCTAGAGTGACACCAAATATATCTTTTAGACCCCAATCTTCCAAACAATCCACCAACTTCTCACCGATTGCAATACATGTGTGACCTTCAACTTGACAGAACAAGAGTATTCTCTTTTGCAGTTTCCAGTTCTGATCAATGTAGTGAGCGGTTAcacaaatataattaaaattatttggtgaTGTCCATGTGTCAGTTGTCAAAGATACCTCTGCTTAGATGTCAAGAAGTAAGTTTTTAGGTTATTCTTCTCTTCTACATACATCTTTAACATATTCCTATAAATTGTCATACGTCTTGGAACCTTGAACCTAGGTTGTGCCTCTTGCATCAATGCCACAAAGCCTGACCCTTCTACTTTTCTAAAAGGAATTTCATCCATAATTATCCACTCAACAAGACGCCTTCTTAACCTATCATAATTGTAAGTACGAGCAATAAGTTTACCATCCTGACCTGGTTTTGGGGGTGGCATCAACAGAGATGGTTGTCCCTTTTCTTTCTTCCTATTAGGATTCTTTAGACATCTATTCAAATGCTTTCGCAATACAGAAGTTTCATTATTATCATTGTGagctttgtatttattgtgtcaATAACGACATTCAGCCCATTCATCATCTATCCTAGTCATTTCCAACCAAACAGTTGATCTCACTCTGCCGTGCTTCTTTTTgctatcaccaacttcaactgcttCAGCTCTGCCTTTACTTGTTGGAGTTGCAGTTTCAGATTCATTTGTgtgagatgcagcttgagaggatgatccaacttCTGTTTGTTGAGTTGTACTTGTAGTTGGAGTTGCAGTTGCATTTGTAGTTGGAGTTTCATTTAATGTGTTCATCTAACAAACATAA from Papaver somniferum cultivar HN1 unplaced genomic scaffold, ASM357369v1 unplaced-scaffold_118, whole genome shotgun sequence includes these protein-coding regions:
- the LOC113330476 gene encoding uncharacterized protein LOC113330476, translating into MNTLNETPTTNATATPTTSTTQQTEVGSSSQAASHTNESETATPTSKGRAEAVEVGDSKKKHGRHLNRCLKNPNRKKEKGQPSLLMPPPKPGQDGKLIARTYNYDRLRRRLVEWIIMDEIPFRKVEGSGFVALMQEAQPRFKNWKLQKRILLFCQVEGHTCIAIGEKLVDCLEDWGLKDIFGVTLDNVSANTVAMDHLKQVVTSWTRSPIRAKYLHIDKDFQERFIFEQDKESVLPSDADIEEAIASDDILEEVVEDMEEDEEVEDMEEEVNKKKKKKVKTHAPYAEDWSYARGLVKCLKVFFDATVNFSASTQVTTHSFLWELVFIHEQLIEFR